GTTGGGTTGAACAAGGTCTTTTCAAGCTTTTAGTTTGTCAATGAAAttaatttttcatgaaaaaaagaaatcaacaaaaataaaaatgcaatttaATTAAGCTTTTTAAATTTGGCTTTTATCCCTGAGACGagattttgtataatttttttcaGAGGAAAAAGTTAAAATGATCCCATTTTGGGAAGATATGAAATCTAGGGAgtgagaaattttagaaatatGAGTAATTTCAACATCTAGAGATTGATACTAGAAACACTGTGAACTCAAGAATGTCCAAGAAAATATAAATCATGTCGTTGAATTTCTTGAAGAAAGCACTTAAATATAACTTGCATATGTTGATGGAGCCTTGATTtataggtaaaaaaaaaaataataaaaggtatAAACTCAAATTTCACAAGCTTGGCAaatcgaaaaaaagaaaatggaatgcCAAATCATCGTATCTCTCCCAAATCCGAAAGGTAAGAGACAATTGAGCATGTTTGATTTATCTTTCAAGTCCTAAAGCATGCAGCTGAACATGACattgatgtatatatgaattTCTTGGCAACCATTTCTTAATAGATAAAGTAAAACACTATTAATAGAGATAAGGAGCCTAAAAGCCTAGCAGTCCCTGCTTTATCAATCATGCCTACTCTCATCATCATGATCTTGGTTTATTGGAGGCCCCAAGCTCATTCCTTTATGTCTAGGATCCGAGTCTTGATGTTTACATCCACTTGATAAAGAAGCTTATTGGGGAGCTTCACATATCACTCCCAATTCGATTCTTTTATGCAGAAATTCATTTTGCTTCGGCCCAAAGAATTGAATCGATGTTTGTTACCTGCCACATTTCAGATTGGTTGGGGgggaagggaaagaaaaattaaagggtaaaactctttttttctttgtcaaAACAATAACTTGATAACttaaattgataattttttcGACCAATTATATTTAGTATTTGTGTTTACACATAAGATACACAACCTTTAATTCGGGCCtccaattaaaacaaaaaaaaaagaagaaaattctgCTTCCTTTATCCGATTCTAGTAACATATAAAATGAAGCCTAGCCTAGGAATGATCGCAACCATTCCATAATGCTGTTTTCGTCATTGTTGCAATCGTCACACATTGGCCATGCACGTTCTTTCGGTGAAAGCAAACCTAACATAACAGTGACTCCATTGAATTCTACAGCAATTGACTGGTGGAAAAATGCACAAAAGCAATAAGCTTCCTCTGTCGTGCTAATAAACAGTTTGTAGTacaattttctttagaaaaagcaaaagaaagagatTCCAAAGTTGCCTTGGATAAATTTTGTTCGTGTGTGAACCTGATAGGTTGCTTACTACAAAGGAAATGTGCAGGAATTATcaagattgaaggaaattaaaccaagcttatttcatttatttgtttagtttattAGATTTAAGTAATTACATGGTAGAGTATTAGTCAGTTTTCTATAAGTATTAGTTGAGTTTgaagtttgtttctttttcatagTAGATTAGGAAGTGTCAAATCAGTTTTCAAGTAAGTTTTGGTGTGTAATTATCTTTGTTTAGGAAGTTTTGTAATCTATAAATATTATTAGTATAGTAGATTGTCATTGGAAGGGAGAGTTGAGTTGAGTTGATTTGAGTTTTCAAAAGTGGGTCTGAAAGAAAAATTCTAAGTTAAGATTAATTTATAAGTTGTCGTGAGTGAAAGATTAAGATTTAATATTCTTATTCTTGAGTTTTGAATTAATAAAATTGTCCAGTTTATATGTGTTAAAATTGCATTCATTGTatgtgctcttttttttttttttttttttgggcgctATCAAAGAGTAGTTTTATGGTTTGATAAAATCAAAAAGTTTAGGATATGAATGGTTGCTGTTGATGGTCATTAGGATCGCTCATGGTCCCGATTCAGTCAATAACAACTGATATTATTGTTTGTGACTGATTGAGATACGTTGCTTGTGCAATTCTCATCCTTCAATGTACAATGATTCTCTTGAGATGTACGTCGATTCTTAACTGTTGAGAAGCATTTGACAGGAATGTTGAAAAATCTTCACCAGCCAAAGTGTTCAATTGTGGGAAACAATAGTAACAACAGTTCTTTTGGCCTCAGTTCTGTTCATATCCTATAAATAGGAGTCATTACCTTGTGGAAACTTCCCATTTTACGCACAACCAATCTCTCATAGCACTGCTAATCAGAAAAAACAAGCCATGTATGCTTATAATAGATTTCCCTCCAGTAGCATAACCTACAACGCCTCCACTTCCAAATACTCAGTCACCTGCGACGGAAAAACCATTGAGACAACTCTCACTGATAAAGCTGCCATAGCTGATGAATGGGTTAGGGAAATCCTTTCCCTGTATGCTAACAAACCTACTGTCGTTGGTTTAGACAGCGAATGGAGGCCCCATCCTATTCGCTCAATGAGCAACAAATCAGCTACTTTGCAGCTTTGCATCAACGACAAGTGCCtaattcttcaacttttttaTATGGACGAAATCCCACAATCCCTCAAGAATTTGCTTGCGGACTCCAACTTTACCTATGTGGGGATTGAGGTGGCTGATGACATAGCCAAGCTTAAGAATGAGTATGGGCTGGAGTGCAGCAGCAGTGCTGACATTAGGGCTCTGGCGATGCGCCGGTGGCCGGGAAGATTTCGCCGGCCTGGGCTGAAGGATCTTGCATCGGATGTGGTGGGGCTTTACATGAAGAAGCCAAAGCATGTTTGCATGAGTAACTGGGAAGCGAGGGTTCTCAATGAGAACCAAGTTGAGTATGCATGCATTGATGCTTATGCTTCTTACAAAATTGGGCATAAGCTGATCATGGAAAACTAGTTGTTTGGCCTAGGCCTTTGGTTTGGGGCTGGCAAGAAGTCTAGAAGCATATTATGTAATGTGGGTACTTTATGCAGCAAGTGGTTTATGATATGATGTAGCAATGCTGGCgtttttaattcctttttttttttagcaaagtAATTTGCTTATCTTGTCATCAGAGGAAATTCTAAATATTTAAGTTATATCAATGTTGTGTGGAAAGATTGTGTTTAAATTGTTTGGccagggattttttttttttttatctatcaCAATAgctttcagaaaaaaaaaaaaaattatagtacCACAATGCTCCGAGAACCATCAAATCCTAATTTTTCTGCCAAACAGGCTGGCTGATATTACTACGAAAAACTGTCCAAAATTTCCCCAGAAACTAGACATGGGGGCATTGCAGTTTGCCTTTACTACAGTGGATAGCTTTATTAGGTAGTACATTGTAACAACTATTAGCACTAATCCTATCATTCGTGGGTTTAGCTGCAGCCTTATGAATAGTAATTTGACAGCGTTTCATTATTAATCTCACAATACTGTTGATTAGTTGTATTGTTATGAAAGAAAAGATTAACAATTGATAATGACTATGTATTTGAGTTATTTACTTTCACAGCTTTGTATTTTTAGACTTCACAGAGTACGGTCCGTGTTTTAATTTGTCTCAGTTGTCCACTATCACTATGAGAGTACTAATGCCCCTGTGTTCATGATTCCTCCCTTTTGTGCGTGTTAGACTTAACTGGTTTTGATGAAAAAAACGCCATCACTCTTGACCCAAATAAATCTTGTATCCCTCCATGTTGCCTACTGCGTTCCCAACATTTGGTGAATAATTTGGTGTCAATAAATTGTGAGGATTTTGAGTAAGAAACTAAGGAAAGGATAATGGGAGAGAGTGGTATTAAGAAGTGAAAGAATGGAGATGAGCCAATGTAATTGTGCTTTGAggataatttaacaaaaaaaaaaaaaaatttgttctaaGTTGAGGTCCTGAGGATAATGCAGGAATTATATCTAACTCATTAAAGATCCATCGTACAAACAGACTGAGGTCTATCAGTATTTTGATGTTGAAGGAGTGcaaattttcctaaaatttgTCCTTTTCAATCCAAATTAATCACAAACAACCAATTTACGAAATGTGCTGAATTGACAAAGTCAATTTAACATCTGTTATTTACCCAAAAGGGCATGCATGTACAGTTGCTAGTTGCTCTTGACTTGCTACAAGAAAACTGAATTGAGAATCTTGAAGGCCTCGATTGGTCTTCAGTTCATTTGACCGGTGCATGCAATGTTTTCTCCCCCACCTCGAGGGCTCTGAATAAGAATTACCCGCCAAAGGATTGAATGGAGAGTTCCAATCGCCAGAATTTTAAACGCGAAAGGCTCAGAACTTTGAACAAATCATACCTTTTAAGTTCATGATAAATATGCAGAACTTATAACTCAGAGATATGCAATGCATCGCATGTCGCTCCCTTTGTAAACAAAGAACATGCATGAATATACCAACGTTATGCATCTTGATCGAGTTAATAAGATACAGCACATATGATCATACTCGATCGCACAAATTTTCAATTAATGTGGTGATTCTCTTACCTTTGGATTCACTCTAAATGCAAAAATTCAAAGATGAAATGCATGAACTTGGCCTTGCTGCTGCAAGTTTAGGCGGCCCGAGGTTCATCCTGAAGCATTTCTGTATTTCTATTTCTCATCTCTTCTTTAAAGACAATAAACGCTGATTtcacttacaaaaaaaacacTTTAAAATTCTGACATTTTAAATAGTAAGCAAAAATATGGTGtctctaaaatcaagaaaataatcatcttttaatttatttcgaTTTCTTAATTCCTATTGTCCCTTAGTACAGAAACTTTCATAAACTCTTTTTGtattcttcaaaatttaaagcatATGAAAAAAAGCGAGTACAAATCGAAATAATTACTAGGACAGATCCAGACTTCCAATCTTTCCATCAATCATCAGACTTCAACGTTCGTATGATGCAACAAGGGTGAATGCATCAATCAATGACAACAAAATCGAATCACATATCATATTCGATGGACCAAATCATATGCATGCATGCACAATAGCCAGTTACATATGAGACTTTAAAGAAACTttaactgattttttttttttgggagccGAGGACCTGAAGGGTGAAAAGCCAATAATCTCTGAAGTCTAGCGGCTGATTGCTGCAGCATTAAAGGATAAGATGACTATATGTATATATTGACATGAATAGCCTACATTTAGCATATAGTAGTGTATTACTTAGgcaagaaaaagaatttttataGCCTTCATTTAGCTCTACCATTGAACCTCGTATCTCCTGTGGGGGTCCAATTTTTATGAAGTAATGATAAGAATTTGTTAAGTCGTGATCACTAAAATCTTTAGTGAAATGTTCTTAGGATGTGTAAATTGGCTACTGCAAAGTAAATTACGTACTATGGCATGCAATGCAATATATgactgaaagaaaaaaaaagaaaaaaagggacgTGCAATATATGATGGAAATTTGAAACATCGTTAGTATTTAATACTCCTCGTATGGAGATTAAGCATGCATTAGCCTTGGGAGTCTTGTGA
This portion of the Coffea arabica cultivar ET-39 chromosome 2e, Coffea Arabica ET-39 HiFi, whole genome shotgun sequence genome encodes:
- the LOC113732986 gene encoding 3'-5' exonuclease-like — its product is MYAYNRFPSSSITYNASTSKYSVTCDGKTIETTLTDKAAIADEWVREILSLYANKPTVVGLDSEWRPHPIRSMSNKSATLQLCINDKCLILQLFYMDEIPQSLKNLLADSNFTYVGIEVADDIAKLKNEYGLECSSSADIRALAMRRWPGRFRRPGLKDLASDVVGLYMKKPKHVCMSNWEARVLNENQVEYACIDAYASYKIGHKLIMEN